A stretch of Acidobacteriota bacterium DNA encodes these proteins:
- a CDS encoding dienelactone hydrolase family protein → MTEGTLDPHAGAVWLHHGPRPAEARVTLLCLHGRGASASDILRLAAELRLDDVACLAPQASGRTWYPHTFLAPLDQNEPALGSALRLVSGAIDGLVADGVGVGRIGLIGFSQGACLSLEFAARHARRYAGVFGLSGGLIGPPGTPRAYTGSLDGTPVFLGCSDVDVHIPLARVHETADVLRGLGAAVDERIYPGMGHTVNGDEIAAIRAVLQR, encoded by the coding sequence ATGACCGAGGGGACGCTCGATCCGCACGCCGGCGCGGTCTGGCTCCATCACGGGCCGCGTCCCGCCGAGGCGCGCGTCACGCTCTTGTGCCTGCACGGCCGCGGGGCCTCGGCCTCCGACATCCTGCGGCTCGCGGCAGAGCTGCGGCTGGATGACGTCGCATGTCTCGCGCCGCAGGCATCGGGCCGCACGTGGTATCCGCACACGTTTCTGGCGCCGCTCGACCAGAACGAGCCTGCGCTCGGCTCGGCGTTGCGTCTCGTCTCCGGTGCCATCGACGGCCTGGTCGCCGACGGCGTTGGCGTCGGGCGGATCGGCCTGATCGGGTTTTCGCAGGGCGCGTGCTTGTCGCTCGAGTTCGCGGCACGCCACGCGCGGCGCTACGCCGGCGTCTTCGGGCTGAGCGGCGGGCTGATCGGGCCGCCGGGGACGCCGCGAGCGTACACGGGATCGCTCGACGGCACGCCCGTCTTCCTCGGTTGCAGCGACGTCGACGTCCACATTCCGCTCGCGCGCGTGCACGAGACCGCCGACGTCCTGCGCGGCCTTGGCGCCGCCGTGGACGAGCGGATCTATCCCGGAATGGGGCACACGGTGAACGGCGACGAGATCGCCGCGATCAGAGCGGTCCTACAACGCTGA
- a CDS encoding dimethylmenaquinone methyltransferase, translated as MIGRTRFVLALSLVAFALGAMPKAQLFSLNREQMIEWSAQNPYERFPDGRPKVPDWLVERARGLSAEEVLAVLPGKNFRNQFANGFQVLHPGRKLVGRAFTVQFMPVRPDLDAIVNANAKALGVGRMNNQVAIDMLQPGDVLVVDLFGMDENGTIVGDNLFYYVMKATGGAGLVVDGAIRDLEGIRTMDMPAYFRTAHPTPIGNVMLTGINVPVRIGKTTVMPGDLVFGDAEGVYFIPPALVEPVLDGADVIHVHDEWTRKKFDEGRYRSREIYGTPSDPALKAEYDAYLKKRLEEIRATYPKK; from the coding sequence ATGATCGGTCGAACGCGCTTCGTGCTCGCGCTCTCCCTCGTCGCCTTCGCGCTGGGCGCGATGCCGAAGGCACAACTCTTCTCGTTGAACCGCGAGCAGATGATCGAATGGAGCGCGCAGAATCCCTACGAGCGCTTCCCGGATGGCCGGCCGAAGGTGCCGGACTGGCTGGTCGAGCGCGCGCGCGGCCTCTCTGCCGAAGAGGTGCTGGCCGTGCTGCCGGGCAAGAACTTCCGCAACCAGTTCGCGAACGGCTTCCAGGTGCTCCACCCGGGCCGCAAGCTGGTCGGCCGGGCCTTCACGGTGCAGTTCATGCCGGTGCGGCCCGACCTCGACGCGATCGTCAACGCCAACGCGAAGGCCCTCGGCGTCGGGCGGATGAACAACCAGGTCGCCATCGACATGCTCCAGCCCGGCGACGTCCTCGTCGTCGATCTCTTCGGCATGGACGAGAACGGCACGATCGTCGGCGACAACCTGTTCTACTACGTCATGAAGGCGACGGGCGGCGCCGGCCTCGTCGTCGACGGTGCGATCCGGGATCTCGAAGGCATCCGCACCATGGACATGCCGGCCTATTTCCGGACGGCGCACCCGACACCCATCGGCAACGTGATGCTCACCGGCATCAACGTGCCGGTGCGCATCGGGAAGACCACGGTGATGCCGGGCGATCTCGTCTTCGGCGACGCCGAGGGCGTCTACTTCATCCCGCCGGCACTCGTCGAGCCGGTGCTCGACGGCGCCGACGTGATCCACGTGCACGACGAGTGGACGCGCAAGAAGTTCGATGAAGGCCGCTACAGATCGCGCGAGATCTACGGGACGCCCAGCGACCCGGCGCTCAAAGCCGAGTACGACGCCTACCTGAAGAAGCGGCTCGAGGAGATTCGGGCGACGTACCCGAAGAAATAG
- a CDS encoding Tm-1-like ATP-binding domain-containing protein, with protein sequence MKHVLLIGTLDTKGPEVAYVRDRVRALGVEPIVADSGILGEPLDIVPDVTRAEVATLAGTTIDALRQAGTRGKAVHGMLPGLRKLALDLYKEGRLHGAAALGGAEGAVLGASAMMGLPIGVPKIIVTPIASGHRRFGPLVGTKDVIVVHSVIDILGLNPISRAVFDNVAAALAGMAQHGHALEMRDGRRRVAITMLGNTTTAVMRIRDRLLAHGIESVIFHSNGVGGPAMEELAADGLFAGVIDFTTDELADELVGGFHAAGPDRLRTVGRLGLPQVVVPGCIDFSVHGRPEAVPAALAGRPIYTHNPEFTLVRTQPDEMAQLGRVFAERLNEAIGPLCVVVPTAGLSIPSVPGGVFWDPDADARFLAALRGALRTDIPIRTHALHVNTSEFADLVADEFLTLLHRSAAKDTRS encoded by the coding sequence CCATCGTGGCGGACTCGGGGATTCTCGGCGAGCCGCTCGACATCGTTCCGGACGTCACGCGCGCCGAGGTCGCGACGCTGGCCGGCACCACGATCGACGCCTTGCGCCAGGCCGGTACGCGCGGCAAGGCCGTCCACGGCATGCTGCCCGGCCTGCGGAAGCTGGCGCTCGATCTCTACAAAGAGGGGCGGCTGCACGGCGCGGCCGCACTGGGCGGCGCGGAAGGCGCCGTCCTCGGCGCGAGCGCGATGATGGGGCTTCCCATCGGCGTGCCGAAGATCATCGTCACCCCGATTGCCTCGGGGCATCGGCGGTTCGGGCCGCTCGTCGGCACGAAGGACGTGATCGTCGTCCACTCGGTGATCGACATCCTCGGCCTGAACCCGATCAGCCGCGCGGTGTTCGACAACGTGGCGGCGGCGCTCGCCGGCATGGCGCAGCACGGTCACGCGCTCGAGATGCGGGACGGCCGCCGGCGCGTGGCGATCACGATGCTGGGGAACACGACGACGGCCGTGATGCGGATCCGGGATCGGCTGCTCGCGCACGGGATCGAGTCCGTCATCTTTCACTCGAACGGCGTCGGCGGGCCCGCGATGGAAGAGCTGGCCGCCGACGGGCTCTTCGCCGGCGTGATCGATTTCACGACCGACGAGCTGGCCGACGAGCTGGTCGGCGGATTTCACGCGGCCGGACCGGACCGCCTGCGAACGGTCGGCCGCCTGGGGCTGCCACAGGTCGTCGTGCCCGGCTGCATCGATTTCTCGGTGCACGGCAGGCCCGAGGCGGTGCCCGCCGCGCTCGCCGGCCGTCCGATCTACACGCACAATCCCGAGTTCACGCTCGTGCGCACGCAGCCCGACGAGATGGCGCAGCTCGGCCGCGTGTTCGCCGAGCGGCTCAACGAGGCGATCGGCCCGCTGTGCGTCGTCGTGCCGACGGCCGGCCTGTCGATTCCGTCGGTTCCGGGCGGCGTGTTCTGGGACCCCGACGCCGATGCCCGGTTCCTCGCGGCGCTGCGCGGCGCGCTGCGGACCGACATCCCGATCCGCACGCACGCGCTCCACGTCAACACCTCGGAGTTCGCCGATCTCGTCGCCGACGAGTTCCTCACCCTTCTGCACCGATCAGCCGCAAAGGACACGCGCTCATGA
- a CDS encoding mandelate racemase/muconate lactonizing enzyme family protein, whose translation MKPATRALLDDSHPGVDRRSFFRTLGLGASAAMALTGEAAAAARADFVQANVNRASEPSALKITDLRVAVVTGAPFTVPIIRIDTNQGLVGWGEVRDGGNERYALMLKSRIVGENPCNVDKVFRKIKQFGAPARQAGGVCGIEMALMDLAGKAWGVPCWQMLGGRFRDRVRLYADTTSEADPKQQAARLKERMDRGITFLKQDFGIGLMQKVPGTLSYPAGTSLGQGAQVMHPFTGIEITDKGLAWLSDWVGTLREIIGWEIPLSTDHYGHIGVNSCIKLARTMEKWNLAWMEDMVPWQFGDLVKQIKESTTTPILTGEDIYLKEDFAKLIDMGAVDMIHPDLASSGGLIETKKIGDYAMEHGVAMAMHSAGTPISLMASVHTAAATENFVALEHHSLDVPWWNSMVTVLGGGSLFDRGFAVPPNAPGLGLDVNLDVVQQHLRPDSGLFRPTPEWDTVPSNDRLWS comes from the coding sequence ATGAAACCCGCAACGCGCGCGCTGCTCGATGACAGCCACCCGGGTGTGGATCGCCGATCGTTCTTCCGAACGCTCGGGCTCGGCGCCTCCGCCGCGATGGCGCTGACCGGCGAGGCCGCCGCGGCGGCGCGCGCCGACTTCGTGCAGGCGAACGTGAACCGCGCATCCGAGCCGTCGGCGCTGAAGATCACCGACCTGCGCGTCGCCGTCGTCACCGGCGCGCCCTTCACGGTGCCGATCATCAGGATCGACACCAATCAAGGGCTGGTCGGCTGGGGTGAGGTGCGCGATGGCGGCAACGAGCGCTACGCGCTCATGCTCAAGAGCCGGATCGTCGGCGAGAACCCCTGCAACGTCGACAAGGTGTTCCGGAAGATCAAGCAGTTCGGCGCGCCGGCGCGGCAGGCCGGCGGCGTGTGCGGGATCGAGATGGCGCTGATGGACCTCGCAGGCAAGGCCTGGGGTGTGCCGTGCTGGCAGATGCTCGGCGGCCGCTTCCGCGATCGCGTGCGGCTCTACGCCGACACGACGAGTGAGGCCGATCCGAAGCAACAGGCGGCCCGGCTCAAGGAGCGGATGGACCGCGGCATCACCTTCCTGAAACAGGACTTCGGCATCGGGCTGATGCAGAAGGTGCCCGGCACGCTGTCCTATCCGGCCGGCACGAGCCTCGGCCAGGGTGCCCAGGTGATGCACCCGTTCACCGGCATCGAGATCACCGACAAGGGGCTGGCCTGGCTGTCGGACTGGGTGGGCACGCTCCGCGAGATCATCGGCTGGGAGATCCCGCTGTCCACCGACCACTACGGCCACATCGGCGTCAACAGTTGCATCAAGCTGGCGCGCACGATGGAGAAGTGGAACCTCGCCTGGATGGAGGACATGGTGCCCTGGCAGTTCGGCGATCTCGTCAAGCAGATCAAGGAGTCGACGACGACGCCGATCCTGACGGGCGAGGACATCTACCTGAAAGAGGACTTCGCCAAGCTCATCGACATGGGCGCCGTCGACATGATCCACCCGGATCTCGCGAGCTCCGGCGGCCTCATCGAGACGAAGAAGATCGGCGACTACGCGATGGAGCACGGCGTCGCGATGGCCATGCACTCGGCCGGCACGCCGATCAGCCTGATGGCGAGCGTGCACACAGCCGCTGCCACCGAGAACTTCGTCGCGCTCGAGCACCACTCGCTCGACGTGCCGTGGTGGAATTCGATGGTCACCGTGCTCGGCGGCGGCTCGCTGTTCGATCGGGGCTTCGCGGTGCCGCCGAACGCGCCGGGGCTCGGCCTCGACGTCAACCTCGACGTCGTGCAGCAGCACCTGCGGCCTGACTCCGGCCTGTTCCGCCCGACGCCGGAGTGGGACACCGTGCCGTCCAACGATCGGCTCTGGAGCTGA
- a CDS encoding creatininase family protein produces MTVPIPITLTSNNMADLAYPDVQEYLKVCDLVLVPIASTEQHGPHLPLSTDTVTAVQVASRVAKINNMLHTPVIWTGYSPQHMAGPGEGRGTITVRASTLQAIIHDVARSLIHHGFNKIIFINGHGSNVKVIDQVLRKLRYDTGALIGWCNPYMERYVGLLEGLMENPADETPGWHSSELETSQMLANDARLVRMDRAVKTLTQIPAWLPKKFGKKDGAPDIQFEGYSYFTFPMDHHEFTHTGVIGNPERATKEKGEEAFRRYSEHIARAVAALLDVETRVHTREFRDRV; encoded by the coding sequence ATGACCGTCCCGATTCCGATCACGCTGACGTCGAACAACATGGCGGATCTCGCCTACCCCGACGTCCAGGAGTACCTGAAGGTGTGCGACCTCGTGCTCGTGCCGATCGCGAGCACCGAGCAGCACGGGCCGCACCTGCCGCTGTCGACCGACACCGTCACGGCGGTGCAGGTCGCATCGCGCGTGGCGAAGATCAACAACATGCTGCACACCCCGGTCATCTGGACGGGCTACTCGCCCCAGCACATGGCCGGGCCCGGCGAGGGGCGCGGCACCATCACGGTGCGCGCCTCCACGCTGCAGGCGATCATCCACGACGTCGCCCGCAGCCTGATCCACCATGGCTTCAACAAGATCATCTTCATCAACGGTCACGGCTCGAACGTGAAGGTGATCGACCAGGTGCTGCGGAAGCTGCGGTACGACACGGGGGCGCTGATCGGCTGGTGCAACCCGTACATGGAGCGGTACGTGGGTCTGCTCGAAGGGCTCATGGAGAATCCCGCCGACGAGACCCCGGGATGGCACTCGAGCGAGCTGGAGACCTCGCAGATGCTCGCCAACGACGCGCGGCTGGTGCGGATGGATCGCGCGGTCAAGACGCTCACGCAGATCCCGGCCTGGCTGCCGAAGAAGTTCGGCAAGAAGGACGGCGCGCCCGACATCCAGTTCGAGGGCTACAGCTACTTCACGTTCCCCATGGACCATCACGAGTTCACGCACACGGGCGTCATCGGCAACCCTGAGCGCGCGACGAAGGAGAAGGGCGAGGAAGCGTTCCGCCGCTACTCGGAGCACATCGCGCGCGCGGTGGCCGCGCTGCTCGACGTCGAGACGCGCGTGCACACGCGGGAGTTCAGGGACCGGGTCTGA
- a CDS encoding threonine/serine dehydratase, whose amino-acid sequence MSLVTLGAIRAARERIAPVARVTPLLDVSVHAGRPLALKCENLQPSGAFKIRGAFNMLAQIAPDVRAHGVITYSSGNHGAALAFAARVLGVPAVVVMPTTAPAVKVNGVRGLGGEVIFAGTTSSERRTRAESEAVARGLTMVPPFDHEWIIAGQGTAGIEILEQQPDVAAVLVPIGGGGLAAGISAAVKLSAPHVKVVGVEPTGADAMKRSLAAGSPVTLDRVETIADGLMPVRPGDLTFQHVRAFADAVITVDDPAIVRAVIWLAEQAKLVVEPSGAAAVAAVLSGALDAALPVAGPVVAVVSGGNISVESLCALAAG is encoded by the coding sequence GTGTCTCTCGTCACGCTGGGCGCCATCCGCGCGGCGCGCGAACGCATCGCGCCCGTTGCGCGCGTCACGCCGCTGCTCGACGTGTCGGTCCACGCGGGCCGGCCGCTGGCGCTCAAGTGCGAGAACCTGCAGCCGTCGGGAGCGTTCAAGATCCGCGGCGCATTCAACATGCTCGCGCAGATTGCGCCCGACGTGCGCGCGCACGGAGTCATCACCTACTCGTCCGGCAATCATGGAGCGGCGCTCGCATTCGCGGCGCGTGTCCTCGGCGTGCCGGCAGTCGTCGTGATGCCGACGACCGCTCCGGCGGTCAAGGTGAACGGCGTGCGCGGGCTGGGTGGCGAGGTGATCTTCGCGGGCACGACCTCGTCGGAGCGCCGTACGCGCGCGGAGTCGGAAGCCGTGGCGCGGGGGCTGACGATGGTGCCGCCCTTCGATCACGAATGGATCATCGCCGGTCAGGGGACAGCGGGCATCGAGATCCTGGAGCAGCAGCCGGACGTCGCCGCCGTGCTCGTGCCGATTGGCGGAGGCGGTCTGGCTGCCGGCATCTCGGCGGCCGTCAAGCTGTCGGCGCCGCACGTGAAGGTCGTCGGCGTCGAGCCGACGGGCGCGGACGCCATGAAGCGGTCGCTCGCTGCCGGCTCGCCCGTGACGCTCGATCGCGTCGAGACGATCGCGGACGGCTTGATGCCCGTGCGTCCCGGCGATTTGACGTTCCAGCACGTGCGCGCGTTCGCCGACGCCGTGATCACGGTTGATGATCCGGCGATCGTGCGCGCGGTGATCTGGCTCGCCGAGCAGGCGAAGCTCGTCGTCGAACCGAGCGGCGCCGCGGCGGTGGCCGCGGTCCTGAGCGGTGCGCTCGACGCGGCCCTGCCGGTCGCCGGGCCCGTTGTCGCGGTCGTGAGCGGCGGGAACATCAGCGTCGAGTCGCTCTGCGCGCTGGCCGCTGGGTGA
- a CDS encoding glycoside hydrolase family 15 protein has product MTPIEDYALIGDCETAALVSRGGSIDWLCWPRFDSDACLAALLGTPANGRWLVAPLEGATITRRYRPDTLILETTFETSSGRATLIDFMPPRSASSDVVRLVRGDRGCLRFRTELILRFGYGREVPWVNRLPDGTLRAIAGPDMVLLRTPVPLTGVDLTTVGEFDVLAGRTVPFVLTHGSSHRPPPRHIDPEGALQATEAFWTEWAARNQSTGEWREIVMRSLITLKALTHAPTGAVVAAPTTSLPELIGGTRNWDYRFCWVRDATLTLLALMNAGYYDEARAWTDWLLRAAAGAPSQLQIMYGLAGERRLAEFELPWLPGYGSSQPVRIGNAAHEQLQLDVFGEVMDTLHQARRGGLDHRGDDWAFQRALVCHLESVCDQPDHGMWEVRGAPRHFTYSKVMAWVAFDRAVRAVETLRVDGPVDRWRARRQALHDEVCTRGYDSARGCFVQSYGSRELDASLLLLPTTGFLPASDPRVLRTVAAVERDLVADGFLRRYDTASGTDGLPAGEGVFLACTFWLADAYAVIGRLDDARRLFTRLVGLANDVGLLSEEYDTTMRRLVGNFPQAFSHIALVNTAHNLARAAKPAEQRAAS; this is encoded by the coding sequence ATGACTCCGATCGAAGACTACGCGCTCATCGGCGACTGCGAAACGGCGGCGCTCGTGTCGCGCGGCGGCTCCATCGACTGGCTCTGCTGGCCGCGATTCGATTCGGACGCGTGCCTGGCCGCGCTGCTCGGCACCCCCGCCAACGGACGATGGCTCGTCGCGCCGCTCGAGGGCGCGACCATCACGCGCCGCTATCGACCCGACACCCTAATCCTCGAGACGACGTTCGAGACGTCTTCCGGGCGCGCGACGCTCATCGACTTCATGCCGCCGCGCAGCGCGAGCTCCGACGTCGTGCGGCTCGTGCGCGGCGATCGCGGCTGCCTCCGCTTCCGGACCGAGCTGATCCTGCGGTTCGGCTACGGGCGCGAGGTGCCGTGGGTGAACCGGCTGCCGGACGGCACGCTCCGGGCCATTGCCGGGCCCGACATGGTGCTGCTGCGGACGCCGGTGCCGCTCACCGGCGTCGATCTCACGACGGTCGGCGAGTTCGACGTGCTGGCCGGCCGCACCGTGCCGTTCGTCCTCACGCACGGGTCGTCTCATCGGCCGCCGCCGCGCCACATCGATCCCGAAGGAGCATTGCAGGCGACCGAGGCGTTCTGGACCGAGTGGGCCGCGCGCAATCAGTCGACGGGCGAGTGGCGCGAGATCGTGATGCGGTCGCTGATCACGCTCAAAGCGCTGACGCACGCGCCGACCGGCGCCGTCGTCGCCGCGCCCACGACGTCGCTTCCGGAGCTCATCGGGGGCACGCGCAACTGGGACTACCGGTTCTGCTGGGTGCGCGATGCGACGCTGACGCTGCTCGCGCTGATGAACGCCGGCTACTACGACGAAGCGCGCGCCTGGACCGATTGGCTCCTCCGCGCCGCCGCCGGCGCGCCGTCCCAGCTCCAGATCATGTACGGCCTCGCCGGAGAACGGCGGCTCGCCGAGTTCGAGCTGCCCTGGCTGCCCGGCTACGGCAGCTCGCAGCCCGTCCGGATCGGCAACGCGGCGCACGAGCAATTGCAGCTCGACGTGTTCGGCGAGGTCATGGACACGCTCCACCAGGCCCGCCGCGGCGGGCTCGATCATCGCGGCGACGACTGGGCGTTCCAGCGCGCGCTCGTCTGCCATCTCGAATCGGTCTGCGATCAGCCGGATCACGGGATGTGGGAAGTGCGCGGAGCGCCACGGCACTTCACCTACTCCAAGGTCATGGCCTGGGTCGCGTTCGACCGCGCCGTCCGCGCGGTCGAGACGCTGCGCGTGGACGGTCCGGTCGATCGCTGGCGCGCGCGCCGGCAAGCCCTCCACGACGAGGTGTGCACGCGAGGCTACGACTCGGCGCGCGGCTGCTTCGTGCAGTCGTACGGATCGCGCGAGCTCGACGCCAGCCTGTTGCTGCTGCCGACGACGGGCTTTCTGCCGGCGAGCGACCCGCGCGTGCTCCGTACGGTGGCTGCAGTCGAACGGGATCTGGTGGCCGACGGCTTCCTGCGCCGCTACGACACGGCGAGCGGCACCGACGGCCTGCCGGCGGGCGAGGGCGTATTTCTCGCGTGCACGTTCTGGCTCGCCGACGCCTATGCGGTCATCGGGCGCCTCGACGACGCGCGGCGGCTGTTCACGCGCCTCGTCGGCCTCGCGAACGACGTGGGCCTGCTCTCCGAGGAGTACGACACGACGATGCGCCGGCTCGTGGGCAACTTCCCGCAGGCGTTCTCCCACATCGCCCTCGTGAACACCGCGCACAACCTCGCCCGCGCCGCGAAGCCGGCCGAGCAGCGGGCCGCGTCCTGA
- a CDS encoding (Fe-S)-binding protein: MSHTSAAGTQRTTELCRYCWMCRHVCPVGRVTAQETHTPHAWALTIESVRRGQIAWTADSVDVLFACADCGLCQTHCVTGQPLPDAIVQARAEVVAAGDAPAGIQELAGRLQRYGNAYVEAAPKRGGSVGRTALFAGDVASALRPAAIDAAVRLLAAAGIDDVVVVARGRSSGLLASSVGLTSLARSLAREVVDDVQTAGAHDLLVLSAADRWTFDYVYPRRLGVTWPDGVHALEVATVLARAHAEGRLTFTPIDDDVPFGYHDPCHAPRVRHDPESPRALAGAALGARNARELFWRERRAHPCGAIGGLEYTHPEVSRALAEARLGDARAAGVGRIVTEDPACAAQLARHAGDVDVVSLYELLDERLVR; encoded by the coding sequence GTGAGCCACACGTCGGCGGCCGGAACGCAGCGGACCACCGAGCTCTGCCGCTACTGCTGGATGTGCCGTCACGTGTGTCCAGTCGGCCGCGTGACGGCGCAAGAGACACACACGCCGCACGCGTGGGCGCTCACGATCGAATCGGTCCGCCGCGGTCAGATTGCGTGGACGGCCGACAGCGTCGACGTGCTGTTCGCCTGCGCGGACTGCGGCCTGTGCCAGACGCATTGCGTCACCGGCCAGCCGCTGCCCGACGCCATCGTCCAGGCGCGCGCCGAGGTCGTTGCCGCCGGCGACGCGCCGGCCGGCATCCAGGAACTGGCCGGCCGCCTGCAGCGCTATGGCAACGCCTACGTGGAGGCGGCGCCCAAGCGGGGCGGCAGCGTCGGGCGCACCGCGCTCTTCGCCGGCGACGTCGCATCCGCGCTGCGGCCCGCCGCGATCGACGCCGCCGTTCGCCTGCTGGCCGCCGCCGGCATCGATGACGTGGTCGTGGTCGCGCGCGGCCGCTCGTCGGGGTTGCTCGCGAGCAGCGTCGGGCTCACGAGCCTGGCGCGGTCGCTCGCGCGCGAGGTCGTGGACGACGTGCAAACGGCCGGCGCACACGATCTGCTCGTCCTTTCAGCCGCGGACCGCTGGACGTTCGACTACGTCTACCCGCGCCGCCTCGGCGTGACGTGGCCGGACGGCGTGCACGCGCTCGAGGTCGCGACGGTGCTCGCGCGCGCGCACGCCGAGGGACGTCTCACGTTCACGCCGATCGACGACGACGTGCCGTTCGGCTATCACGATCCCTGCCACGCGCCGCGGGTACGGCACGACCCGGAGTCGCCACGTGCGCTCGCCGGCGCCGCGCTGGGCGCTCGAAACGCGCGCGAGCTCTTCTGGCGAGAGCGCCGCGCGCATCCGTGCGGCGCGATCGGAGGGCTCGAGTACACGCACCCGGAGGTCAGCCGTGCGCTCGCCGAAGCCCGCCTCGGCGACGCGAGGGCCGCTGGGGTTGGCCGAATCGTGACCGAAGACCCGGCCTGCGCCGCCCAGCTCGCGCGGCACGCCGGCGACGTTGACGTCGTGAGCCTCTACGAGCTACTCGACGAGCGGCTCGTCCGCTGA
- a CDS encoding FAD-binding oxidoreductase, with protein MSLSPDVLRSLERVVGADRVSTRETHRLIYSVDSYWLPQMWLDRGERMPQPDAVVFPASVAEISGVLALAHAHRIPVVPWGGGSGTQGGALPIHHGIVVDVKRLNRILEINERSLYVTAQAGVNGTELEWALNERGLTLPHYPASANCATLGGYLAPRGSGTISTKYGKAEDLVMSLEAVLPDGRVIRTPPVPNHASGPDFMRLFLGSEGTFGIITEATMRVTKLPEVRLFRAILFKDVATGLEAGRRMMVDRLDPLVIRMYDPHSTASLVKRVLGYELSGAYMIVGFDGWREIAAAQEARAMAICDELGGRDLGREPGERWWNHRYDFYYPPLSLHLPAMYGTVETVATFDRIEAIYHAKKAAIEEGFGHLGVEYIAHFSHWFPWGASLYDRFVLRAAPADPREARALHDRLWDAAVETSLRHGGMINEHHGVGLKLSRFMRAQYGAAWPLLEAIKQTIDPHGIMNPGKVGFEERPS; from the coding sequence ATGAGCCTGTCTCCTGACGTTCTCCGGTCGCTCGAGCGGGTCGTCGGCGCCGATCGCGTGTCCACGCGCGAGACGCACCGGCTGATCTACTCGGTGGACTCGTACTGGCTGCCGCAGATGTGGCTCGACCGCGGCGAGCGCATGCCCCAGCCGGACGCCGTGGTCTTTCCCGCATCGGTCGCGGAGATCAGCGGCGTCCTGGCGCTCGCGCACGCCCACCGCATTCCGGTCGTTCCGTGGGGCGGCGGCTCCGGCACGCAGGGGGGCGCGCTGCCCATCCACCACGGGATCGTCGTGGACGTGAAGCGCCTGAATCGGATTCTCGAGATCAACGAGCGGTCGCTCTACGTCACGGCGCAGGCGGGCGTGAACGGGACGGAGCTCGAATGGGCGCTGAACGAGCGCGGGCTCACGCTGCCGCACTACCCGGCGTCCGCCAACTGCGCGACCCTCGGCGGGTATCTCGCACCGCGCGGATCGGGAACGATCAGCACCAAGTACGGCAAGGCCGAGGATCTGGTCATGAGCCTCGAGGCCGTGCTGCCCGATGGGCGGGTCATCCGGACGCCGCCGGTGCCGAACCATGCGTCGGGGCCGGACTTCATGCGCCTGTTCCTGGGATCTGAAGGCACCTTCGGGATCATCACCGAAGCCACGATGCGCGTGACGAAGCTGCCAGAGGTGCGGCTGTTCCGCGCGATCCTGTTCAAGGACGTCGCGACCGGGCTCGAAGCTGGGCGCCGGATGATGGTCGACCGGCTCGACCCGCTGGTCATCCGGATGTACGACCCTCATTCCACGGCGTCGCTCGTGAAGCGCGTGCTCGGGTACGAGCTGAGCGGCGCCTACATGATCGTCGGCTTCGACGGCTGGCGCGAGATCGCCGCCGCGCAGGAAGCCCGCGCCATGGCGATCTGCGACGAGCTGGGCGGCCGCGACCTCGGGCGGGAGCCGGGCGAGCGCTGGTGGAACCACCGGTACGACTTCTACTACCCGCCGCTGTCGCTGCATCTGCCGGCGATGTACGGCACGGTCGAGACCGTGGCGACGTTCGATCGAATCGAGGCCATCTATCACGCGAAGAAGGCTGCCATCGAGGAGGGCTTCGGCCATCTCGGCGTCGAGTACATCGCGCACTTCTCGCACTGGTTTCCGTGGGGCGCCAGTCTGTACGATCGCTTCGTGCTGCGGGCCGCGCCCGCCGACCCGCGCGAGGCGCGGGCGCTGCACGACCGGCTGTGGGACGCGGCGGTGGAGACCTCGCTGCGCCACGGTGGCATGATCAACGAACACCACGGCGTCGGGTTGAAGCTGAGCCGCTTCATGCGCGCGCAGTACGGGGCGGCTTGGCCTCTGCTCGAGGCGATCAAACAGACCATCGATCCGCACGGCATCATGAACCCCGGCAAGGTCGGGTTCGAGGAGCGCCCGTCGTGA